The nucleotide sequence TGGCGACCTAAGATTAGGTAAAACAGCCTTTTCCTTCGACAAAACCTGATGATACGACGATGGAAGCTTTAAGCAGATGATAAATGAGCCAGAATGGGCCATCGTGTTTGGAGGTTGTAAAGGTGTTTTTGAGGTACTCTTTATGGGTTTCGGTGTTCTGATATCCGAATGTGTACACTGGTCAAGGCAATATATACTTCAAGTGCTTATCGTGGAAATTTATACCGCATCAAGATACCAAAGGTGGTGAAATTACCGCCACCTTCCCTATTGGAATGGATGGCCAATTCTGGAATGAACCGGAGACGTCCACGGCCTAATTCCCCACCAATAAATACACCCGGTCCCAAATCTGCCACCTCGACATCGGTCGAGTTTCCGGCAAAAAAACCAAACCCGCGCAAGCCGCCCCAAATACGTGGCGTTCCAACCGATACATAAGGAATAGCCGATCCTACTACAAACACCTCTTCTTCAGATTCGCTAAAGGTAAGACCACCGAGGGCAAGTGTACCTGTTCCGCCAATGGCTACACCCAGCTTTTCACCAGAAACAACCCGATAACGGGCATCTAAGCCTAATGTACCCAAGCCAAGACGTGCGCCCACTTGAAAACGATCCGAGACGCCGTGCTGAAGTTGTACTTCTGGTAAGCCAAAACCACCTGTACTTTCTTCGTCGGTAGTAGAAACACCTAGGCCAGATACCCCGATGCCAAATGCCGTTTCGCCTTGGTTTAGACCATAAGGCCCTTGGAAGGTACTGAGGAGCACACAGCCCGAAAGCAAACTGCCCATCAGGAAGATTGCGAATGTGTTAACGTATTTCATTTGTTTTGATAGGTTTATGTGAATGAAAGTTTCTAAGATGTGAAATTCCCTTACGGCATCAGAACTAAAGGCACGATAATCCAATGCGTAAAACTAAGGTAATCATTTTTTGTACTAAACTTGATTGCCTATCACCACTTATTTAGAAGGGAGTTTGAGGTCGCTGATCCGAATCCCGTCCACTTCCATCACAATTCGTTTAATGGTTGGGGATTTGCGAATCTGGTTGAGCGAAGAAGCCCGTTTAGAAGGCCCACTAATGTTGCGCTGGTTGGGTTTCACCCGCGTTACGTTGGGTTCCCGCACTTGGTAAAGAGGACGGGTTACAGCCGGTGGCTCGGTTCGGGGAAGTGGGCGCTCTACTTGTAATTGGTTCCACAAGTCTTGGTCGTTCCGCTCCACTTTGTAGCCTAAGTCCTTGAGAAAATTGATTTTATGAGGATATGCAACCAAAGCATACACCCGATAATGCGCACCTATGGTGCAAGGGAGAGTGGCTTTTAGAATTTGTGTCTCGTTGAGGGCGGTAGAAGTATATTGCTCCGAAACTGACTTAAACACGCTCCGTGTCTCGTTGTTTTTGGGATCGTCGGTGAACACATCACGTTCTACGGCCTCTACCCAAAGGTTCACGGTTTGGGCAATTTCGGTACGTGCACGTCCCACGGCACGGTCTTTGGCCCAATGTGGTTCTTTGGATTCGCCCATCCCCGGCTCAATCAGCCATCCTTCCATTTTCGGTGGTGTCCGGAACCATTCCGGCTCAGTACAGTCCTGTGCCCTTAAAAAAGACGGAAGAACGAGAAGTAAAAACAAATACTTATACATGGCCTTTGCAAAATTCATGGAAACATGCTTTTACATGTTTATACCCAATATACAAAAAAAAGTGCCGCCGACGAAAGGGTGGGGAACTGACATAAACACAAAACCTGCCTTCCGACGGAAAACAGGTTCATTGAAGTGTTGTGGAGATGCCGGGAGTTGAACCCGGGTCCGAATGAGCTAACAATCCAAGCCTCTACATGTGTATTCGGCTGATTTAGGTCTCGCTTCTGGTCTTAGCCAGCCGACTAAAGCCGGACCGGAAGCCAGATCGGTTGGTACGTGTGTCGCAGGTTCGATCAGCACCCTTGCACACGACTCATCATGTGATGATGCCGGTTCGGTTCACCGATGAGTAGGCAAACCGACCGACAGATGGAACTAAGCTAACAACTAAGGTTAGGCAGCCATCGCGTAAGAATAATCGTTGGCGATTATTGTTTCCCGACGTTTTTAACGTAGGCCGTTGGGCAACTCGACACGCAGCTTGTTGTTTTTCTCACCCGTCGAAACCAAGTCATCCCCATATTTTAAAAGAACATTTGGAGCCACATAACGTCTGGGAATAGATTTTGTTTCAAAAACGGCCATTTTCCTGTGTCATCCCTGTTTCTTCAAGATTTCTACACAGGTGTTGTTTGGTTATTTAGGAGGAGGAGGCGTTTTATCTTTTCTTTAAAGGCTTGTTTTTGCTATGTAAGGGCTTTGTAAAGTTGTATCTTCATCAAAAAAACAAAATACCAATGGCGCTCTTGGGAAAATCAGTGGAGTCTTTGACCGAATCCGACTTATTAGACCTAATTCGGGATGGTGTTCGGGAAAGCCGTGAATTGGACTTTAAGCAAGACCTCCATTTGATGACAGATGGGGAGAAGAAGGAGTTTTTGGCCGATGTCGTGTCATTTGCCAATGCGTCGGGCGGGTACTTGGTTTTTGGTATGGCCGAGGAAGGTGGAATTGCCAAAGAATTGATTGGGATGAACATTGCAGATGTGGAACTTTGGATAAATGGACTTGAAAGCATGATTCGTGATGCGATCCAACCGCGCATAACGGGTATTCGTTGTCACCCGATTCCGCTGGCGAATGGTAGAGTAGCGGCGTTGATCCAGATTCCCCGCAGTTGGGCATTGCCACATGCCGTTACTCATAGCGGCTCATTCCGGTTTTATGCCCGAAACGCCTCCGGCAAATACCCGTTAGACGTTACCGATTTACGGGCACTTTTTGCACTTTCGGAAGGCTTTACCCATCAACTACGGCGGTTTAGGATGGAACGCATCAGCCGGATCATGGCAAATGAAACCCCTGTTCGGCTTTACGATACACCCAAAGTGGTGCTTCATTTGTTGCCGCTAAACGCTTTTGATCCAGCGGCACAAGTGGATCTTGGTCAACATTCAAGTTTGGTGCGGGACAAACTGGATCTTTTAGTGGAGGGTGACCCAAAATATCGGTACAATTTTGATGGTTTTTTGGTCTATGCTCCTCGGAATGCCGATCTGCAAACGGCGTCTTATACCCAATTTTTCAGGAATGGAGCGATTGAATATGCGGTTGCCGATTTGCTCTGCCGAACGTTGAACGAAAAGCCTTTTTTAGACACACACGTCTTCGAAACTTCTGTCATTCGTGCCGTTAGCAAGGGGATAGAACTTTATGAAGGGCTAAATGCTGCGCCACCATTTGTAGTGATGCTCTCTTTGTTGGGGGTACGGGGACATTATATCGCCCTAAATAGAAGTAAAATCTTGCCCGGCCATACCATAGATCGTGATGTTTTGATGGTTCAGGAGGTCTTGATAGAGGGATTTGAGGAAAAAATTATTCAAATCCTTAAGCCTTGCTTCGATGCTATTTGGCAAGCGGGTGGGTATCCTTATTCCATGCACTATAATGCAGAGGGCGAACGTCGAGAGGGTCTTGTGAAATGATTTTGACGATAACGTGTGAACGGAAATTCTCGGTGATGTGTTAACATAAGTTCGGTGAAAATCAGACTATCGCAACCATGATGGACGGGTAACTTTTAAACAGTGGACAAGCATACAGAATGACGTCCGTGCCGTTCGAGGATAGTGAAGGAAACTTCGAGACCTTTGTACCTGTAAGAAGCGAAGCCAATTTGAAGTTGTTAACTTGCTTAATAACAATAGCTTGAAGTCCATAATTCACATTTTAAATAAATAAAATTATGCGTTTAGGTGCTTTTTCTTTAAGCTTGAGTGTGAACGACTTGGGTGTTTCTAAGACGTTTTATGAGCATCTCGGCTTTACGGTTCTGGTTGGTAGTTTGGATCGTAAATACCTGATTATGAAAAATGAAAACGCCTTGATTGGCCTGTTCGAGGGTATGTTTGAAGGCAATGTGCTGACGTTTACACCCGGATGGGACGAGTCGGGGCGCGTGGTTAGCCCCTTTGACGATGTGCGTAGCATCCAAAAACACCTAAAACACCACGGAATTGCGCTGGAATCGGAGGCGGATGAATCGGGAAGCGGTCCGGCAAGTTTTGTGGTGAGGGATCCTGATGGAAATGTGATCCTGATAGACCAACATATTTGAGGCAGATGGCGTGCAAGGCGAGTTGGCAACCCTGCAATTCGCTTTATAAAATCTTTTGGAACCGTAGGTTATAATCGTTAAATGTTTTGTTGTGCTGTGCATTGATTACGGTAAAACCCTCGGATAATGCCAGAATGGTCATGCCCGGATGCTTGTTGGGGAATGTGTCAAAAACAAACGCCCGATAGCCGCGACTGCGTGCAATTTCCATCATCTGGTGGAGCATGGCGCGTGCTAGGCCATTCCGGCGATAGGCGGGTAAAACGCCTCCTTTTGCGCTATAAAACACTTTTTCGTTTCCCATATAACCTACTTTAAAGCCAACCGGAAGGTTCTCCGCATAGGCCATGAGGATGGTCAGATCTTCGCGGTCTAAACGTGCGATGATGTGCCGATCTCCAAAAATAACCTCATTCATCCGCTCAATGATGGGCAGGGATTCCCTTCCGGTCAGTTGTATTGTGAAAGACACGGCGTTCATAAGGGGAGGATTTAGAAGGGTAAGGACAAGTCGGGGTTGCCGGAGGGAAGTTCTTGGCGAGGTATGGCAGCCTCCTCCACCAATTGCCAAGCCTCCGCCAATGTTTCGGGAAGGTCTTGGATAAACCGCGATGGCTTGGTAAAGTATTCACCACCAAAACTACGTTGATAGCCCAAAACCGGATGCGAGACGAAGAGATAATCTTTTGCACGGGTTAGTGCCACGTACATCAATCGCCGTTCTTCGTCTAATGCCGATTGGCTATTGAGTGCATAACCAGATGGTAGAACGCCCTCCAAAGCCTGGATGACGAAAACGGCTTTGTACTCCAAACCTTTTGCTGAATGGATGGTGGAAAGCACCAAGGGTGTCTCGTCCTTTTGCTCTGCCACCACCTCTACAGTACTCCGCTCTATGGGGTCTAAGGCCAAGGCATTTAAAAGTTCGGTTCGTGTTGCAAAATTGGCTGCAATACCAACAAAGTGTTCCAAGTCTTGTCGGCGTTTTTCGGTGTCGTCTGGGTGAATCCGCTCCAGAACAGGGCTATAAAAGTGAATGATTTCGCCCACTTGAACGGCAACGGGGCGATCGCCTTTGCGTAAATCTTGGAGGAGAAGCGCCAATTGCTGTAGTTCGGGAGCATGTTTTTTATAGCGTTGGATGTCATCAAAATTGTACGGTTTTTCCGACGTTAGAATCCATTCAATAATTTCTTGTGCCGTTTTGGGGCCAATACCTTTTAACAGGCGCAAAGCACGCTGCCATGCTACGGCATCTAAGGGATTTTCTGCAATTTTCAAATGGGCCAAGACATCTTTAATATGGGCGGCATCGTTCAACTTTAGGCCACCAAATTTGATGAATGGGATGTTGCGTCGGGATAATTCTAATTCTACATCATACGAATCGCGGCCATTGCGGAATAAAATCGCCATTTCGTTCAATGGAATACCTTCTTCCCGAAGTTGTAACACCATTTGGCAAACAAAACGGCTCTGGAAGCGGTCGTCGGGGGCCTGTACAATAGCAGGTAATTCACCGCCTGTTTTACGGGTAAACAAGTCTTTTTCGTACCGTTGGTGTGCTAACGCCAGTACATAATTGGCCAAATTCAAAATGGGTGTTGTAGAACGGTAGTTTTCTTCTAAAATGAAAAGGGTCGTTTTGGGGAAGCGGTTTGGAAACCCCATAATATTTTCAAAATTAGCACCTCGAAACGCATAAATACTCTGTGCATCGTCGCCCACGGCCATCACATTGCCATGTACGGAAGAAAATGCCGCCACCAAATCGGCTTGAATCCGGTTTGTGTCTTGGTATTCATCCACCAAAATATGCCGGATTCGGGCACAGACCTCGTATCGGACATTGGGATGCACTTCAAACAACTTTAAGGTGAGCACCAGCAAATCGTCGTAGTCCATAAGACCGTGTTGCAACTTGTAGCGACCATAGGCTTCGTACAATGCCAGAATTTCGGTTTCGTGTTTGGTGTGTTGTGGATATTCTTGTGCGAGCAGGTGCGCAAGTTGTTTTTGGCGGTTTACACTTGCGGAAAAGAGGTGATATAACGTGTCTTTTTTGGGGAAGCGTGTTTTGGACTGATGCAAGCCTTTTTGGGTGCGGAGCAAGTCTATCACGTCGGCAGCATCGGAGGCGTCTAATACGTTAAAACGTGGAGGATAGCCCAGTTTTTCGGCATGTCTTTGCAGGATGCTTAAGCAATAACTGTGGAAGGTTCCGCCTTTGATGCCTTCACATCGGCCATCCAAGAGTGCCGTAGCGCGGTTCAGCATCTCGCGTGCGGCTCTTCGGGTAAAGGTCAATAAAACGATTTCCTCCGGTGGCACGCCGCTTTCCACTAAACGAGCCAAACGATAAATCAAGGTTCTGGTTTTCCCTGTTCCAGCACCGGCAATAACCAAAGCAGGGCCACTTCCGGCCTCAACCACGGCTAATTGCTGTGGATTAAGTTGCTCGGCATACGGAATCCTGTAGTGTGCAGGCCGGACGACAACCTGATCTGGTTTTAAGATGAAGGAGCGTGTCATGCGGTTCGGATGGCATTTTGTGTAATATACGCCACCCATTCGGTAGATAAACTGTTGGGCAAGCGTTAAACATCCAATTCTTCGGCTTCTTCGGCGTTTTCCATAATAAAACGATACCGCGCCGAGGCATCTTTTCCCATGAGGTCGGTAATAACTTGCTCGGTGCGCAGACGCTCGGTGTCTGGAATAGAAACCCTAAGTAAACGCCGCTTGTCTGGATCAAGAGTGGTTTCTTTCAAGGTTTGTGGCATCATTTCGCCCAAGCCCTTAAAGCGCTGAATTTCGGGATTTGCACGTGGTTTAGCCTTTTTTTGTTCGCGAAGAATGCGCTCACGGTCGGTATCGTCCAATGCCCAGAAGGTTTCTTTGCCCACATCCACACGGTAGAGTGGCGGCTGTGCTATATAAACGTACCCGCCATCAATCAATGCACGCATATGCCGATAGAAAAAGGTAAGTAATAAGGTGGCGATGTGGTGTCCGTCTGAGTCGGCGTCCATCAACAGAATAATTTTATGGTATCGGAGGTTGGATAAATCCATTTTATCGCCAATTCCGCAGCCGAGGGCCAATAAAATATTGTTTAGTTCCTTATTGTCCGTTAGTTTTTTTGCATTGGCTTGCTCGGTGTTGAGGACCTTCCCACGAAGCGGTAAAATTGCCTGAAACTTCCGGTCGCGCCCTTGTTTCGCCGAGCCTCCCGCCGAGTCCCCCTCGACAATAAACAATTCGCACTCGTCTGGTTTTTTGGAAGAGCAATCTGCGAGTTTGCCCGGAAGTGCCAAACGAGAACTCCCCACCGATTTTGCCCGCACGGCTTGCACGGCAGTACGACTCGCCAATCGGGCTTTTGCGGCCTGAACCACCCGCGCTGCAATCGCATCACCAAACGAGGGGTGTGCATTTAGCCATTGCTCTAATTCTAAGCGAAAAGCATTGTTAACAAGCGATCGCGCTTCGGGATTGTTTAGTTTATCCTTGGTTTGCCCCTGAAACTGTGGATCGGTCATAAAGACATTTAAGATGGCAAAAAGTCCTTCTCGAATGTCATCTGCCGAAATTTCTAGCCTTTTGTCTGTAAGATTATGTGTTTCCATATACGCCCGTACCGCTTTCACCACACCATCTTTCAAGCCCGCTTCATGCGTTCCACCATCGGAAGTGGGGATTCCGTTTACATACGATTTGATGGATTCCCGTGGCGACTCCGTCCACTGTAACACCAATTCTGCCCGTAGCCCTGACACAAGGTCGGATTGTGCCAACGCAAATTGCTCCGTATGTACCGGACGTGCCTTGTCCTTCCCAATGGTATGCGTCAAAAATTCCCGTATGCCACCTTCGTGGTGAAATTCGTGGCGTTTCCCATTGACCTCATCCTTAAAAAGGATTTTTAGCGTCTTGTTGAGATAGGTTTTCGTCTCTAAATTCTCGGCAATCAAGGCCGCATCAAACGTTGTTGTCTCGAAGATGTCTTCATCGGGTCGGAATTGGATGGTGGTTCCAGAGCCGCGTGAGTTGGGATTAATGACCTTGAGTTTTGTGATCGGAACCCCTTTGGTGAAGATCTGCTGGTATGTTTTTCCGTCCCGTTTGATGGTGGCGATCAACTCTTCCGAGAGGGCATTCACCACCGACGAACCAACACCATGCAAGCCACCAGAAGTAATGTAGTTGGAACCATCAAATTTACCACCGGCATGGAGGGTTGTAAGGATAAGTTCTAAGGTTGGGACTTTTTTAATGGGGTGTATGTCCACTGGAATACCGCGTCCGTTATCGCTTACGGAGCAGGATTTACCATCTTTGTGCAGCGTCACCTCGATCTGCGTAGCGTAGCCGTTTGTTGCCTCGTCCACAGCATTGTCCACAATTTCCCAGAGCAAATGGTGAAGCCCCGCCTTTCCCGTCCCGCCGATGTACATGCCCGGACGTTTGCGAACAGGTTCTAAACCTTCCAGTACCTGTATATTTTCGCCTGTATAGTTATTCATCTAAACGAATTTTAGTTACGAATCTTTGACCTTAACGGTTTAAAAAAGTGGTCTTTTTGGTAAACAAGTCCTCTTCAGCCTCGGCTTCCTCCAGATGTAGGTCTCGGATCAGGTTTGCTTGTAAGGAGATGGCGGACTCTGGCAAGTCGTATCCAGTTTTGAGCAGTTCACGCAGTTGCTTCTCTAATGACGTTGGACTTATACTATTCGGATAAGTATGTACTTCCGAGAAAAACTGCGCTAACATCGCCTCCGCCACATCCGAGACCAAAATCTTCTGATATGCGGCTTTCTTCTGCTGGTCTGTCTTCCAAAATCCATACCCCAAAACCGCGATAAAGGCCGCCATACCCACGCCCAATGTCTGGAGTGGAGGTTGCTCGGTAAACAAAATCCCAAGAACCATAATGAGTAAGATGAAAAACGCCATTCCTCCTTGTTCTACGCGGATTTTACCCATGGCGGGTTCTTTAGTCAACGGCATAAAATCTACATTACCCGCCATTCGGATCAATGACAAGTCGTTTTCATCTGGCGTTCTTTGCAAGACATGGGCCAACGAATCGGAAATGTGGACTTTTTCCAACGGAACTTCGCCACAATCTGCAACGGCACGTATAGCACGTTCTTGGAAAATCTTTTGGGCAACGGATTCGAGTGGTATCCTCCCAATTTTGCTCTGAATCAGGTGTAATAAGTCGCCAAAAGTTTGGGTACGACGTTGCTCTTCGGGCGTTATTAGAATCCCAAATTCATCCTCCAAATCATACCAAAAATAGCGGCTAATGGTCTTCATGTTGTTCCTTTTGGGCGAATTTCGTTATTCACCATTTGTATGTAGTCGGATTTCCATGGTTTCATAAATAGCTTTAACCAGTGTTCCGCGCTCAATAATGCTTTTGCCTTTATTGGCACGTTTAGAGACCTCGAACTTGGTGGGACGAACAATTTCTTGCCTTCCGCGATTGGTTTCCACCGTCAGTCCTTGCCGGATTGCGGAAGAGAGGGCAAATCCCATCAGGCGATCTTTAGGTTCCAAACGCATGGCAATCACCCCGCGTGCAGCCCCTTTTACGATCGAAATCTGGTTGAGGGGGAAAATCAAGCCGCGCCCTTGTTGCGAAGCGATGCACACATTTTCGTCGCCTCGCGCCATATAAACCGCCAAGGCTTCGTCGCCCGGAGGGACTTTCATGAAGGTTCTACCGGATTTGGTGGAAGGTTCCACAAATGCCTCGCACGTCAGTCGGACGGCCATAGCCGCCGCCGTAATGCCGACCAAAAAGGGGCCGGAAACCTCTTCTTCTACTTCGCCGAAAAGTTCCGTAGAGGATTTTTTCTCTTTTAGAGATTCTGGCATCACACGCGGATCGAAAGACGCCACGCCGATGACACGCTCTTTGTCGGAAAAACTGAAGTATTTCTGGATCGGATCGCCGTAGCCTGTGGTTTGGTTCAGTTCGTCTATTCGGATAGTATAGGCTTTCCCCAAACTGGTAAAGAAGCAAACGGAGTCGCGGGTTGAGCCGGGCAAGACCCAGCCCACTTGATCGCCCTCCCGAATACGGATGGATTCTAAGTTTGTATAAGACCGTTGTCGTTTGAGCCAGCCGTCGCGGGTGACAATAACAAATACGTCCTCTTTTATGATGTATGCTTCCTCGGTATAGGCCAATTTGGCAT is from Rhodothermia bacterium and encodes:
- a CDS encoding ATP-binding protein, coding for MALLGKSVESLTESDLLDLIRDGVRESRELDFKQDLHLMTDGEKKEFLADVVSFANASGGYLVFGMAEEGGIAKELIGMNIADVELWINGLESMIRDAIQPRITGIRCHPIPLANGRVAALIQIPRSWALPHAVTHSGSFRFYARNASGKYPLDVTDLRALFALSEGFTHQLRRFRMERISRIMANETPVRLYDTPKVVLHLLPLNAFDPAAQVDLGQHSSLVRDKLDLLVEGDPKYRYNFDGFLVYAPRNADLQTASYTQFFRNGAIEYAVADLLCRTLNEKPFLDTHVFETSVIRAVSKGIELYEGLNAAPPFVVMLSLLGVRGHYIALNRSKILPGHTIDRDVLMVQEVLIEGFEEKIIQILKPCFDAIWQAGGYPYSMHYNAEGERREGLVK
- a CDS encoding VOC family protein, which encodes MRLGAFSLSLSVNDLGVSKTFYEHLGFTVLVGSLDRKYLIMKNENALIGLFEGMFEGNVLTFTPGWDESGRVVSPFDDVRSIQKHLKHHGIALESEADESGSGPASFVVRDPDGNVILIDQHI
- a CDS encoding GNAT family N-acetyltransferase gives rise to the protein MNAVSFTIQLTGRESLPIIERMNEVIFGDRHIIARLDREDLTILMAYAENLPVGFKVGYMGNEKVFYSAKGGVLPAYRRNGLARAMLHQMMEIARSRGYRAFVFDTFPNKHPGMTILALSEGFTVINAQHNKTFNDYNLRFQKIL
- a CDS encoding ATP-dependent helicase, which codes for MTRSFILKPDQVVVRPAHYRIPYAEQLNPQQLAVVEAGSGPALVIAGAGTGKTRTLIYRLARLVESGVPPEEIVLLTFTRRAAREMLNRATALLDGRCEGIKGGTFHSYCLSILQRHAEKLGYPPRFNVLDASDAADVIDLLRTQKGLHQSKTRFPKKDTLYHLFSASVNRQKQLAHLLAQEYPQHTKHETEILALYEAYGRYKLQHGLMDYDDLLVLTLKLFEVHPNVRYEVCARIRHILVDEYQDTNRIQADLVAAFSSVHGNVMAVGDDAQSIYAFRGANFENIMGFPNRFPKTTLFILEENYRSTTPILNLANYVLALAHQRYEKDLFTRKTGGELPAIVQAPDDRFQSRFVCQMVLQLREEGIPLNEMAILFRNGRDSYDVELELSRRNIPFIKFGGLKLNDAAHIKDVLAHLKIAENPLDAVAWQRALRLLKGIGPKTAQEIIEWILTSEKPYNFDDIQRYKKHAPELQQLALLLQDLRKGDRPVAVQVGEIIHFYSPVLERIHPDDTEKRRQDLEHFVGIAANFATRTELLNALALDPIERSTVEVVAEQKDETPLVLSTIHSAKGLEYKAVFVIQALEGVLPSGYALNSQSALDEERRLMYVALTRAKDYLFVSHPVLGYQRSFGGEYFTKPSRFIQDLPETLAEAWQLVEEAAIPRQELPSGNPDLSLPF
- a CDS encoding type IIA DNA topoisomerase subunit B; this translates as MNNYTGENIQVLEGLEPVRKRPGMYIGGTGKAGLHHLLWEIVDNAVDEATNGYATQIEVTLHKDGKSCSVSDNGRGIPVDIHPIKKVPTLELILTTLHAGGKFDGSNYITSGGLHGVGSSVVNALSEELIATIKRDGKTYQQIFTKGVPITKLKVINPNSRGSGTTIQFRPDEDIFETTTFDAALIAENLETKTYLNKTLKILFKDEVNGKRHEFHHEGGIREFLTHTIGKDKARPVHTEQFALAQSDLVSGLRAELVLQWTESPRESIKSYVNGIPTSDGGTHEAGLKDGVVKAVRAYMETHNLTDKRLEISADDIREGLFAILNVFMTDPQFQGQTKDKLNNPEARSLVNNAFRLELEQWLNAHPSFGDAIAARVVQAAKARLASRTAVQAVRAKSVGSSRLALPGKLADCSSKKPDECELFIVEGDSAGGSAKQGRDRKFQAILPLRGKVLNTEQANAKKLTDNKELNNILLALGCGIGDKMDLSNLRYHKIILLMDADSDGHHIATLLLTFFYRHMRALIDGGYVYIAQPPLYRVDVGKETFWALDDTDRERILREQKKAKPRANPEIQRFKGLGEMMPQTLKETTLDPDKRRLLRVSIPDTERLRTEQVITDLMGKDASARYRFIMENAEEAEELDV